In Methanobrevibacter ruminantium, one DNA window encodes the following:
- a CDS encoding DUF2096 domain-containing protein — translation MSTLPIEQSWLVMVNLSSELHKRGVPIPNELNKDLGLVKSQIGFYKKDPSHPDMINEMARADMSLNEIQGILLSLAESYDKEFYEEWLDKLQRANRGEEIFKIPDTQSKFIQNVPPGLSYAKITLRNPIAEDRIQEIAEYYGLIMEFDTDSTIALYGEKSNIQLALKEMAPFFAE, via the coding sequence TGGTTAACCTTTCTTCAGAATTGCACAAGAGAGGAGTTCCAATTCCAAATGAATTGAATAAGGACTTAGGTTTGGTTAAATCCCAAATTGGGTTCTATAAGAAAGACCCTTCTCATCCAGATATGATCAATGAGATGGCTAGGGCGGACATGTCCTTAAATGAAATTCAAGGAATCTTGCTTTCTCTTGCGGAAAGTTATGACAAGGAATTTTATGAAGAATGGTTAGACAAGCTTCAAAGAGCAAATAGGGGAGAAGAGATCTTTAAGATTCCAGACACCCAATCAAAATTCATTCAAAATGTTCCTCCAGGATTATCATATGCAAAGATTACTTTAAGAAATCCAATTGCAGAGGATAGAATACAGGAAATAGCTGAATATTATGGACTTATAATGGAATTTGACACCGATTCAACAATTGCGTTGTATGGTGAAAAATCAAATATCCAATTAGCTTTAAAGGAAATGGCTCCATTTTTCGCTGAATAA